Proteins encoded in a region of the Phoenix dactylifera cultivar Barhee BC4 chromosome 3, palm_55x_up_171113_PBpolish2nd_filt_p, whole genome shotgun sequence genome:
- the LOC103697588 gene encoding protein TIC 56, chloroplastic: MASINLGWLGDWFPQPPKPSKPSNFAFIGGRNLFLRKPKNPQNSSSSVSSSDASEEPPGKYTRMLAQFFWECEHRPDYRHTPEVERILADDPFFEKKENPTPEEIEENERWWDEFNKNPVVQFLRRAELVADKINEMELKENEHPYRREDRELWKKLPHVPGLDGRPMPRKSIKTRRESDNKFWDFARQFFFGLWGFRQRPYPPGRPIDVAQAIGYKRLEKRYYDFIMRSGPSGGWYYKDRLGRTRGPCQLITLKTAWAGGIIDTHTFIWGDDMDEWAPIGMIYGMEKAIATWEVRLGAAATAFLHKLQKGIPPWTPLKGFEKKTYKQLQEEAIESKRRDMAVLEANGGIWPGARIPSHALFLWASGSELTTILERDHMPNKYIPKELRYRLAEIIPGLRPWEVLSIEQAMDQITYDGEWYREPLGSYTTGPPYIRHWNNDVKRMFRIFYKLSYRVYNKLQQTIPGFDKVMEKVHADSDARDARRRENRAAQLRAEAEAAIYGQRASSDPQ, translated from the exons ATGGCGTCCATCAACCTCGGCTGGCTTGGCGACTGGTTCCCCCAACCCCCAAAACCCTCGAAACCCTCCAACTTCGCCTTCATCGGCGGCCGAAACCTCTTCTTGCGGAAGCCCAAGAACCCCCAAAACTCTAGCTCCTCAGTCTCCTCCTCCGATGCCTCCGAGGAGCCTCCGGGAAAGTACACCCGGATGCTGGCGCAGTTCTTCTGGGAGTGCGAGCACCGCCCCGACTACCGCCACACGCCCGAGGTCGAGCGGATTCTCGCCGATGACCCCTTCTTCGAGAAGAAGGAAAACCCAACGCCCGAGGAGATCGAGGAGAACGAGAGATGGTGGGACGAGTTCAACAAGAATCCCGTGGTCCAGTTCCTGAGGCGCGCCGAGCTCGTCGCCGACAAGATTAATGAGATGGAGCTCAAGGAGAACGAGCACCCCTACCGGCGGGAGGACCGCGAGCTCTGGAAAAAGCTCCCCCATGTGCCGGGGCTTGATGGCCGGCCAATGCCGAGGAAGTCGATCAAGacgaggagggagtctgacaaCAAGTTCTGGGACTTTGCGAGGCAGTTCTTTTTTGGGCTTTGGGGGTTCAGGCAGCGGCCTTACCCTCCCGGCCGGCCGATTGATGTGGCCCAGGCAATTGGGTATAAGAGGCTGGAGAAGCGTTATTATGACT TTATCATGAGAAGTGGACCAAGTGGTGGCTGGTACTACAAGGATCGTCTAGGACGTACAAGAGGACCATGTCAGCTAATAACTCTTAAAACTGCCTGGGCTGGTGGGATAATTGATACACATACATTCATTTGGGGTGATGACATGGATGAGTGGGCACCCATTGGAATGATTTATGGCATGGAGAAAGCAATTGCCACTTGGGAAG TCAGACTAGGAGCTGCTGCAACAGCTTTTCTACACAAACTTCAGAAAGGCATTCCTCCGTGGACTCCTCTCAAGGGATTTGAGAAGAAGACCTATAAGCAATTACAAGAAGAAGCTATTGAGAGCAAGAGACGCGACATGGCTGTACTTGAAGCCAATGGTGGCATATGGCCTGGTGCGAGAATTCCTAGTCATGCTCTATTTCTTTGGGCAAGTGGCTCTGAACTCACTACAATTTTAGAAAGAGATCACATGCCAAACAAATACATCCCCAAAGAGCTAAG GTACCGTCTTGCAGAAATTATCCCTGGTTTAAGGCCATGGGAGGTTCTAAGCATAGAACAAGCCATGGATCAAATAACATATGATGGGGAATGGTACCGTGAACCTCTTGGTTCTTATACAACAGGTCCTCCATATATCAGGCATTGGAACAATGATGTCAAG AGGATGTTTAGAATCTTTTACAAGCTGAGCTACAGAGTGTACAACAAGTTACAGCAGACCATTCCTGGATTTGATAAAGTGATGGAGAAAGTGCATGCTGATTCAGATGCAAGGGATGCACGGCGCAGGGAAAACCGGGCTGCACAGCTAAGGGCTGAGGCTGAGGCTGCCATCTATGGCCAGCGTGCGTCATCTGATCCACAGTAA
- the LOC103722393 gene encoding phenylacetaldehyde reductase isoform X2, whose product MSEKESVCVTGGSGFIGSWLVRLLLGRGYTVHATVKNLEDEGETKHLRAMEGAEASRLRLFQIDLLDPASIHAAIRGAVGVFHLASPCIVDRVHDPERELLDPAVKGTLNVLRAAKESGVKRVVVTSSISAIVPSPSWPADVVKDENCWTDVDYCKQNEIWYPASKTLAEKAAWEFAKENGLDVVVVNPGTVMGPVIPPSINASMAMLFRLLEGCSEEYANFYMGSVHVKDVALAHILVYENTSASGRHLCVESIAHWSDFASKVAELYPEYKVPRFPKDTQPGLLRAQYPSKKLIELGMEFHSMEQIIKDAVESLESKDFIS is encoded by the exons ATGTCGGAGAAAGAGAGCGTCTGTGTCACCGGCGGCAGCGGGTTCATCGGATCCTGGCTCGTACGCCTCCTCCTCGGCCGCGGCTACACAGTCCACGCCACCGTCAAAAATCTCG AGGATGAAGGCGAGACGAAGCACCTGCGAGCGATGGAGGGCGCGGAGGCGTCGCGGCTCCGTCTCTTCCAGATCGACCTCCTCGACCCGGCCTCCATCCACGCCGCGATCCGAGGCGCCGTCGGCGTCTTCCACCTCGCCTCTCCCTGCATCGTTGACCGCGTTCACGATCCCGAG AGAGAGTTACTGGACCCGGCGGTGAAAGGGACTCTGAACGTGCTCCGCGCGGCAAAGGAGAGCGGAGTGAAGCGGGTGGTGGTGACGTCATCGATCTCGGCCATCGTCCCCAGCCCTAGCTGGCCCGCTGACGTGGTCAAGGACGAGAATTGCTGGACCGATGTCGACTATTGCAAGCAGAACGAG ATTTGGTATCCTGCTTCGAAGACTTTGGCAGAGAAGGCGGCATGGGAATTCGCCAAGGAGAATGGATTGGATGTAGTGGTGGTCAATCCCGGCACGGTGATGGGTCCAGTCATTCCACCGAGCATCAATGCCAGTATGGCCATGCTGTTCCGACTTCTTGAAG GCTGCTCTGAAGAGTATGCAAATTTTTACATGGGATCGGTCCATGTCAAAGATGTTGCACTGGCTCATATCCTGGTTTATGAAAATACATCAGCATCTGGAAGGCACTTATGTGTTGAGTCCATCGCACATTGGAGCGACTTTGCATCCAAAGTTGCAGAACTTTACCCAGAATACAAAGTGCCCAG ATTTCCAAAGGATACCCAACCAGGGCTACTGAGAGCCCAATATCCATCGAAAAAGCTGATTGAATTGGGTATGGAATTCCACTCCATGGAGCAAATTATCAAGGACGCAGTGGAGAGTCTTGAGAGCAAGGATTTCATCTCCTGA
- the LOC103722393 gene encoding phenylacetaldehyde reductase isoform X1, which yields MSEKESVCVTGGSGFIGSWLVRLLLGRGYTVHATVKNLASNWILILLELEREFGDRAVLWAEDEGETKHLRAMEGAEASRLRLFQIDLLDPASIHAAIRGAVGVFHLASPCIVDRVHDPERELLDPAVKGTLNVLRAAKESGVKRVVVTSSISAIVPSPSWPADVVKDENCWTDVDYCKQNEIWYPASKTLAEKAAWEFAKENGLDVVVVNPGTVMGPVIPPSINASMAMLFRLLEGCSEEYANFYMGSVHVKDVALAHILVYENTSASGRHLCVESIAHWSDFASKVAELYPEYKVPRFPKDTQPGLLRAQYPSKKLIELGMEFHSMEQIIKDAVESLESKDFIS from the exons ATGTCGGAGAAAGAGAGCGTCTGTGTCACCGGCGGCAGCGGGTTCATCGGATCCTGGCTCGTACGCCTCCTCCTCGGCCGCGGCTACACAGTCCACGCCACCGTCAAAAATCTCG cgaGTAATTGGATACTTATTTTGCTGGAGCTTGAGAGGGAGTTTGGTGATCGAGCTGTTCTGTGGGCAGAGGATGAAGGCGAGACGAAGCACCTGCGAGCGATGGAGGGCGCGGAGGCGTCGCGGCTCCGTCTCTTCCAGATCGACCTCCTCGACCCGGCCTCCATCCACGCCGCGATCCGAGGCGCCGTCGGCGTCTTCCACCTCGCCTCTCCCTGCATCGTTGACCGCGTTCACGATCCCGAG AGAGAGTTACTGGACCCGGCGGTGAAAGGGACTCTGAACGTGCTCCGCGCGGCAAAGGAGAGCGGAGTGAAGCGGGTGGTGGTGACGTCATCGATCTCGGCCATCGTCCCCAGCCCTAGCTGGCCCGCTGACGTGGTCAAGGACGAGAATTGCTGGACCGATGTCGACTATTGCAAGCAGAACGAG ATTTGGTATCCTGCTTCGAAGACTTTGGCAGAGAAGGCGGCATGGGAATTCGCCAAGGAGAATGGATTGGATGTAGTGGTGGTCAATCCCGGCACGGTGATGGGTCCAGTCATTCCACCGAGCATCAATGCCAGTATGGCCATGCTGTTCCGACTTCTTGAAG GCTGCTCTGAAGAGTATGCAAATTTTTACATGGGATCGGTCCATGTCAAAGATGTTGCACTGGCTCATATCCTGGTTTATGAAAATACATCAGCATCTGGAAGGCACTTATGTGTTGAGTCCATCGCACATTGGAGCGACTTTGCATCCAAAGTTGCAGAACTTTACCCAGAATACAAAGTGCCCAG ATTTCCAAAGGATACCCAACCAGGGCTACTGAGAGCCCAATATCCATCGAAAAAGCTGATTGAATTGGGTATGGAATTCCACTCCATGGAGCAAATTATCAAGGACGCAGTGGAGAGTCTTGAGAGCAAGGATTTCATCTCCTGA
- the LOC103722395 gene encoding ferritin-3, chloroplastic-like: MLVKASSSALSLLLPSLGVSNAFPAGFSGSFAPPSSVLRFPRRMARDGSVVAVADSQAVTGVIFEPFEELKHEHFLVPLLPDQSIGRQKYSDECEAAINEQINVEYNVSYVYHALFAYFDRDNVALKGFTKFFKESSEEEREHAEKLMIYQNKRGGRVKLQSIIMPLTEFDHPEKGDALYAMELALSLEKLTNEKLLNVHSVAERCNDPQMMEYIESEFLGEQVEAIKKISEYVAQLRRVGKGHGVWHFDQMLLHEEDAAA, from the exons ATGCTTGTAAAGGCCTCTTCTtctgctctctctcttctcttgccCTCCTTGGGGGTCTCTAATGCTTTTCCGGCCGGCTTCAGCGGATCCTTTGCCCCTCCGAGCTCCGTTTTGAGGTTTCCTCGGAGGATGGCGAGGGATGGGTCCGTCGTGGCCGTGGCCGACAGCCAGGCCGTCACCGGCGTCATATTCGAGCCCTTTGAGGAGCTGAAGCACGAGCATTTCCTCGTGCCTCTCCTTCCTGACCAGTCCATTGGTCGCCAGAAGTATTCTGATGAGTGTGAGGCTGCCATCAACGAGCAGATCAA TGTGGAGTACAATGTTTCCTATGTCTATCATGCCTTATTCGCTTACTTTGATCGGGATAATGTCGCGCTAAAAGGCTTCACTAA GTTTTTCAAAGAATCAAGTGAAGAGGAACGGGAGCATGCAGAGAAACTGATGATTTACCAA AACAAACGTGGAGGAAGAGTGAAGCTTCAATCCATTATCATGCCCTTAACTGAGTTTGATCACCCTGAGAAAGGGGATGCTTTGTATG CAATGGAGTTGGCTTTGTCTCTTGAGAAGCTGACGAACGAGAAGCTTCTCAACGTGCATAGT GTGGCAGAAAGATGCAACGATCCTCAGATGATGGAATACATTGAGAGTGAATTTCTTGGAGAGCAG GTAGAAGCCATCAAGAAGATCTCTGAATATGTCGCTCAGTTGAGAAGGGTTGGCAAAGGACATG GCGTTTGGCATTTTGATCAGATGCTTCTCCATGAAGAAGATGCTGCTGCATGA